One part of the Ornithodoros turicata isolate Travis chromosome 2, ASM3712646v1, whole genome shotgun sequence genome encodes these proteins:
- the LOC135385002 gene encoding uncharacterized protein K02A2.6-like, which translates to MATGNGTKSEDPDLTGKPPVLQSGEVRKVKMAIIGQVEAFDESSSDWESYEERLTAFIRANQIPETSRVDAFLSIIGPKTYKLLKSLLAPESPTTKSLEDLQKVLREHLSPRPSVIAERAKFHKRVQQENESISDFVAELKRLAETCKFGNNLQEALRDRLVCGLLRLDIQKALFTEDESLTFKKATEKALSLEMATKNATECHANNVTQPVIQTLTHTARKKPSKKQNCYRCGSDKHISSACTFKSAVCFSCNKTGHIKDVCRSRNNGPPPAQGAQRPTEKKRFHFRRTQPFKAMAEVVDIEPPLWRLDRPHKDEPISFTVNVQNVPLNMELDTGAAVSVISQQDYQSCFPELQLCPTSVTLRTYTGQCVRPKGVINVEVQHHGQKCCLPLYVLTQQGPPLIGRNWLRDLRLDWSTLHYMRQDGKGLADLLEKYAQIFTDELGEIQGEQATLILKEGAVPKFMKARSIPFALKPAVEKELEKLEKLGVIESVTSSRYASPIVPVVKTDGSIRLCGDYKASLNPCLETEVYPLPKIDEMLAALAGGKRFSKIDLSQAYQQVVVDEQSSQYLTLNTHKGLYRVKRLAFGISSAPSIFQRVMDNMLKDLEGVICYLDDILVTGSNEKDHLQNLERVLQRLDERGVRIKRKKCDFFKQELRFLGHVISDRGISTAPDKVNAILYAPAPKDKKQLKSFIGLVTYYTKFLADLSTVMHPLNNLLCKNAPYAWSSQCESAFVKVKQMLAAAPILAHYDPTMPLEVGCDASSYGLGAVLSVIQKDGTRKPVAYASRSLTHSETRYSQLEREGLALVFAVKKFHYYIYGRKFHLVTDHKPLEVIFGPKNGIPTNAAARLQRWAITLSAYNYSLVYRQGQTNFEADCLSRLPLPYRPSTTEGDDVDTFYSLRWESFPVNSSDIARATAKDSILSAVLKYVLSGWPPTLSREDIKPYWSRKNELSEIRGCILWGMRIVIPTFLRTTVLQELHEGHPGIVRMKEISRSYVWWPRIDVDIEAVVKGCPACQQGRALPTPAPLHPWAWPTRPWSRLHIDFAGPFQQRYFFVVVDAHSKWPEVFIMTSTSTELTIAKLRDIFSRFGLPEVLVSDNGPQFASKLFQDFVKQNGIKHIRSAPYHPSSNGQEERFVRTMKEAIRKDHACRPLEARLNSFLLAYRNTPQASTQQSPAALLLGRPLRTRLDLLRPDSEATVRYHQFKGSQRRRMKDRQFAVGANVLVKNFREGPKWLMARVLSRSGPVSYLLQVNSPRGPQLWKRHIDHIHARSTASEADDHPEEQDKEIVLVASNSGNNAASCSPPVEELSSQVSLLSL; encoded by the coding sequence ATGGCTACGGGAAACGGAACGAAGTCTGAAGACCCCGATTTAACGGGTAAGCCCCCGGTTTTGCAAAGTGGGGAAGTGAGAAAAGTCAAGATGGCTATTATTGGACAAGTCGAGGCATTCGATGAGTCGAGTTCGGATTGGGAATCCTATGAAGAAAGGTTAACGGCCTTTATTCGCGCCAATCAAATTCCGGAAACTAGTAGGGTGGACGCATTTTTGAGCATTATTGGTCCAAAAACCTACAAGTTGTTAAAGAGCCTTCTAGCACCCGAGTCGCCTACAACTAAATCTTTAGAAGACCTTCAGAAAGTGCTTCGGGAGCACCTGTCGCCGCGTCCCTCAGTAATAGCTGAGAGGGCGAAGTTTCATAAGAGGGTGCAACAAGAGAATGAGAGTATATCCGACTTTGTAGCCGAGTTAAAACGTTTGGCGGAGACTTGCAAGTTTGGTAACAACTTACAGGAAGCCTTACGGGATAGGCTTGTGTGTGGATTGCTAAGACTGGATATCCAAAAAGCTCTCTTCACGGAAGATGAGTCTCTTACCTTCAAGAAGGCGACCGAAAAAGCTCTCTCTTTGGAAATGGCTACTAAAAACGCCACAGAGTGTCATGCGAATAACGTCACGCAGCCGGTTATTCAGACACTAACACACACAGCACGGAAGAAGCCCTCGAAGAAACAGAATTGCTATCGTTGTGGATCAGATAAGCATATCAGTAGTGCGTGTACCTTCAAAAGTGCTGTCTGTTTTTCCTGTAACAAAACTGGTCACATCAAGGATGTTTGTCGCAGCAGGAACAACGGGCCTCCGCCGGCACAAGGGGCACAAAGACCGACGGAGAAGAAACGTTTTCATTTCCGCAGAACGCAACCCTTCAAGGCGATGGCTGAGGTCGTCGACATTGAGCCGCCGTTGTGGCGTTTGGATAGGCCACACAAGGATGAGCCCATCAGCTTCACGGTGAATGTGCAAAACGTTCCATTGAACATGGAGTTGGACACCGGAGCAGCCGTGTCGGTGATCTCGCAGCAGGACTACCAATCATGTTTTCCGGAACTTCAGTTGTGCCCCACCTCCGTTACACTCCGTACTTACACAGGACAGTGTGTTCGTCCGAAAGGCGTTATAAACGTCGAAGTGCAGCACCACGGCCAGAAGTGTTGTCTGCCCTTGTACGTCCTAACACAGCAGGGACCACCGCTCATTGGGAGGAACTGGCTTCGTGACCTCCGTTTGGACTGGAGTACCCTCCACTACATGCGCCAGGACGGAAAGGGCCTCGCAGATCTTCTAGAGAAATACGCGCAAATCTTCACAGATGAACTCGGCGAAATACAAGGTGAGCAGGCCACTCTAATCCTGAAAGAAGGAGCAGTTCCTAAGTTCATGAAAGCAAGGAGTATTCCTTTCGCGTTAAAACCTGCCGTCGAAAAGGAATTGGAGAAGCTCGAAAAGTTAGGAGTCATTGAATCAGTGACATCGAGTCGTTATGCGTCTCCTATTGTGCCCGTCGTGAAAACAGACGGATCAATACGCCTGTGTGGCGACTACAAAGCTTCCTTAAACCCGTGCTTGGAAACGGAAGTATACCCATTACCGAAGATTGACGAGATGCTTGCGGCCTTGGCAGGAGGGAAGCGATTTTCAAAAATTGACTTAAGTCAAGCGTACCAGCAGGTTGTCGTTGACGAACAGTCAAGCCAGTATCTGACACTTAATACACACAAAGGCCTGTACAGAGTAAAGCGTCTCGCGTTTGGAATCTCGTCTGCGCCCTCCATTTTCCAACGTGTCATGGACAACATGCTAAAGGACTTAGAGGGAGTCATCTGCTACCTCGATGACATCTTGGTAACTGGTAGCAACGAGAAAGACCAtctgcaaaatttggaaagaGTACTGCAACGTCTAGATGAACGAGGTGTCagaatcaaaagaaaaaaatgtgacttTTTTAAACAAGAGCTTCGTTTCTTGGGCCACGTTATCAGCGACAGAGGCATCTCGACGGCACCTGATAAAGTGAATGCCATATTGTATGCACCCGCTCCAAAGGATAAGAAGCAACTGAAGTCATTCATTGGCTTAGTGACGTATTACACGAAGTTCCTCGCTGATCTATCTACTGTTATGCACCCACTAAACAATTTATTGTGCAAGAATGCTCCCTATGCATGGTCTTCTCAGTGTGAGAGTGCCTTCGTAAAGGTGAAGCAAATGTTGGCTGCAGCGCCGATCTTGGCACATTATGATCCCACTATGCCGCTCGAAGTTGGATGTGACGCTTCGTCATATGGGTTGGGTGCAGTATTGTCAGTCATACAGAAAGACGGAACAAGAAAGCCAGTCGCGTACGCATCACGATCACTAACGCATAGTGAAACTCGGTATAGTCAATTGGAGCGTGAAGGACTAGCACTCGTGTTCGCAGTGAAAAAGTTCCATTATTACATTTATGGACGGAAGTTTCATCTCGTTACAGACCATAAACCCCTTGAAGTGATTTTTGGTCCCAAAAACGGGATCCCCACGAACGCCGCTGCTCGCCTCCAGAGATGGGCCATCACCTTATCGGCTTACAATTACAGCCTGGTGTATCGTCAAGGGCAAACGAACTTCGAGGCTGACTGCCTGTCACGCCTGCCACTACCCTACCGGCCGTCAACTACAGAAGGGGACGACGTGGACACCTTCTATTCCCTTCGATGGGAAAGTTTCCCCGTTAACAGCTCCGATATTGCACGGGCTACAGCTAAGGATTCCATCCTAAGTGCTGTTCTGAAGTATGTGCTCTCTGGCTGGCCTCCGACGCTGTCAAGGGAAGACATTAAGCCCTACTGGAGCAGGAAGAACGAACTCTCGGAAATTCGTGGCTGCATCCTGTGGGGTATGCGCATAGTCATCCCGACCTTTTTGCGCACAACTGTTCTTCAGGAACTACACGAAGGTCATCCTGGGATCGTACGCATGAAAGAAATTTCACGGAGCTACGTCTGGTGGCCTCGCATCGACGTGGACATCGAGGCTGTAGTGAAAGGTTGTCCAGCATGCCAACAAGGAAGAGCTTTACCTACTCCGGCTCCTCTCCACCCCTGGGCTTGGCCAACGAGACCTTGGTCCCGTCTGCACATCGACTTCGCGGGTCCTTTTCAACAGAGGTACTTCTTCGTGGTGGTCGATGCGCACTCCAAATGGCCCGAGGTATTCATCATGACATCTACTTCTACAGAACTAACTATTGCAAAATTAAGGGACATATTCAGTCGATTTGGATTACCAGAAGTTTTGGTATCTGATAACGGCCCTCAGTTTGCCAGTAAGCTCTTTCAAGACTTTGTCAAGCAGAATGGGATCAAACATATCAGGTCAGCGCCATACCATCCTTCGTCAAACGGCCAGGAGGAGCGTTTTGTGCGCACAATGAAGGAAGCAATCCGTAAAGACCACGCATGCAGACCCCTGGAAGCCAGACTGAATAGTTTTCTGCTTGCCTACAGGAACACTCCACAGGCCAGCACACAGCAATCTCCGGCAGCCCTCCTTTTGGGAAGACCTTTACGGACCCGATTGGATCTATTAAGACCAGACTCCGAAGCAACAGTTCGGTACCACCAGTTCAAGGGAAGCCAACGGAGAAGAATGAAGGACAGACAGTTCGCAGTTGGAGCCAACGTTTTGGTGAAAAACTTTAGGGAAGGACCCAAGTGGCTGATGGCCAGAGTGTTATCCCGTTCGGGCCCTGTGTCCTATTTGTTACAGGTTAACTCGCCCCGAGGACCACAGCTGTGGAAGAGACACATCGACCACATTCATGCCAGATCTACGGCATCAGAAGCTGACGACCATCCAGAGGAACAGGACAAAGAAATTGTGCTTGTCGCCAGCAATTCGGGAAACAATGCCGCCAGCTGCTCACCACCCGTAGAGGAACTGTCTTCCCAGGTTTCATTATTATCGCTGTAG
- the LOC135385003 gene encoding uncharacterized protein K02A2.6-like, with amino-acid sequence MATGNGTKSEDPDLTGKPPVLQSGEVRKVKMAIIGQVEAFDESSSDWESYEERLTAFIRANQIPETSRVDAFLSIIGPKTYKLLKSLLAPESPTTKSLEDLQKVLREHLSPRPSVIAERAKFHKRVQQENESISDFVAELKRLAETCKFGNNLQEALRDRLVCGLLRLDIQKALFTEDESLTFKKATEKALSLEMATKNATECHANNVTQPVIQTLTHTARKKPSKKQNCYRCGSDKHISSACTFKSAVCFSCNKTGHIKDVCRSRNNGPPPAQGAQRPTEKKRFHFRRTQPFKAMAEVVDIEPPLWRLDRPHKDEPISFTVNVQNVPLNMELDTGAAVSVISQQDYQSCFPELQLCPTSVTLRTYTGQCVRPKGVINVEVQHHGQKCCLPLYVLTQQGPPLIGRNWLRDLRLDWSTLHYMRQDGKGLADLLEKYAQIFTDELGEIQGEQATLILKEGAVPKFMKARSIPFALKPAVEKELEKLEKLGVIESVTSSRYASPIVPVVKTDGSIRLCGDYKASLNPCLETEVYPLPKIDEMLAALAGGKRFSKIDLSQAYQQVVVDEQSSQYLTLNTHKGLYRVKRLAFGISSAPSIFQRVMDNMLKDLEGVICYLDDILVTGSNEKDHLQNLERVLQRLDERGVRIKRKKCDFFKQELRFLGHVISDRGISTAPDKVNAILYAPAPKDKKQLKSFIGLVTYYTKFLADLSTVMHPLNNLLCKNAPYAWSSQCESAFVKVKQMLAAAPILAHYDPTMPLEVGCDASSYGLGAVLSVIQKDGTRKPVAYASRSLTHSETRYSQLEREGLALVFAVKKFHYYIYGRKFHLVTDHKPLEVIFGPKNGIPTIAAARLQRWAITLSAYNYSLVYRQGQTNFEADCLSRLPLPYRPSTTEGDDVDTFYSLRWESFPVNSSDIARATAKDSILSAVLKYVLSGWPPTLSREDIKPYWSRKNELSEIRGCILWGMRIVIPTFLRTTVLQELHEGHPGIVRMKEISRSYVWWPRIDVDIEAVVKGCPACQQGRALPTPAPLHPWAWPTRPWSRLHIDFAGPFQQRYFFVVVDAHSKWPEVFIMTSTSTELTIAKLRDIFSRFGLPEVLVSDNGPQFASKLFQDFVKQNGIKHIRSAPYHPSSNGQEERFVRTMKEAIRKDHACRPLEARLNSFLLAYRNTPQASTQQSPAALLLGRPLRTRLDLLRPDSEATVRYHQFKGSQRRRMKDRQFAVGANVLVKNFREGPKWLMARVLSRSGPVSYLLQVNSPRGPQLWKRHIDHIHARSTASEADDHPEEQDKEIVLVASNSGNNAASCSPPVEELSSQVSLLSL; translated from the coding sequence ATGGCTACGGGAAACGGAACGAAGTCTGAAGACCCCGATTTAACGGGTAAGCCCCCGGTTTTGCAAAGTGGGGAAGTGAGAAAAGTCAAGATGGCTATTATTGGACAAGTCGAGGCATTCGATGAGTCGAGTTCGGATTGGGAATCCTATGAAGAAAGGTTAACGGCCTTTATTCGCGCCAATCAAATTCCGGAAACTAGTAGGGTGGACGCATTTTTGAGCATTATTGGTCCAAAAACCTACAAGTTGTTAAAGAGCCTTCTAGCACCCGAGTCGCCTACAACTAAATCTTTAGAAGACCTTCAGAAAGTGCTTCGGGAGCACCTGTCGCCGCGTCCCTCAGTAATAGCTGAGAGGGCGAAGTTTCATAAGAGGGTGCAACAAGAGAATGAGAGTATATCCGACTTTGTAGCCGAGTTAAAACGTTTGGCGGAGACTTGCAAGTTTGGTAACAACTTACAGGAAGCCTTACGGGATAGGCTTGTGTGTGGATTGCTAAGACTGGATATCCAAAAAGCTCTCTTCACGGAAGATGAGTCTCTTACCTTCAAGAAGGCGACCGAAAAAGCTCTCTCTTTGGAAATGGCTACTAAAAACGCCACAGAGTGTCATGCGAATAACGTCACGCAGCCGGTTATTCAGACACTAACACACACAGCACGGAAGAAGCCCTCGAAGAAACAGAATTGCTATCGTTGTGGATCAGATAAGCATATCAGTAGTGCGTGTACCTTCAAAAGTGCTGTCTGTTTTTCCTGTAACAAAACTGGTCACATCAAGGATGTTTGTCGCAGCAGGAACAACGGGCCTCCGCCGGCACAAGGGGCACAAAGACCGACGGAGAAGAAACGTTTTCATTTCCGCAGAACGCAACCCTTCAAGGCGATGGCTGAGGTCGTCGACATTGAGCCGCCGTTGTGGCGTTTGGATAGGCCACACAAGGATGAGCCCATCAGCTTCACGGTGAATGTGCAAAACGTTCCATTGAACATGGAGTTGGACACCGGAGCAGCCGTGTCGGTGATCTCGCAGCAGGACTACCAATCATGTTTTCCGGAACTTCAGTTGTGCCCCACCTCCGTTACACTCCGTACTTACACAGGACAGTGTGTTCGTCCGAAAGGCGTTATAAACGTCGAAGTGCAGCACCACGGCCAGAAGTGTTGTCTGCCCTTGTACGTCCTAACACAGCAGGGACCACCGCTCATTGGGAGGAACTGGCTTCGTGACCTCCGTTTGGACTGGAGTACCCTCCACTACATGCGCCAGGACGGAAAGGGCCTCGCAGATCTTCTAGAGAAATACGCGCAAATCTTCACAGATGAACTCGGCGAAATACAAGGTGAGCAGGCCACTCTAATCCTGAAAGAAGGAGCAGTTCCTAAGTTCATGAAAGCAAGGAGTATTCCTTTCGCGTTAAAACCTGCCGTCGAAAAGGAATTGGAGAAGCTCGAAAAGTTAGGAGTCATTGAATCAGTGACATCGAGTCGTTATGCGTCTCCTATTGTGCCCGTCGTGAAAACAGACGGATCAATACGCCTGTGTGGCGACTACAAAGCTTCCTTAAACCCGTGCTTGGAAACGGAAGTATACCCATTACCGAAGATTGACGAGATGCTTGCGGCCTTGGCAGGAGGGAAGCGATTTTCAAAAATTGACTTAAGTCAAGCGTACCAGCAGGTTGTCGTTGACGAACAGTCAAGCCAGTATCTGACACTTAATACACACAAAGGCCTGTACAGAGTAAAGCGTCTCGCGTTTGGAATCTCGTCTGCGCCCTCCATTTTCCAACGTGTCATGGACAACATGCTAAAGGACTTAGAGGGAGTCATCTGCTACCTCGATGACATCTTGGTAACTGGTAGCAACGAGAAAGACCAtctgcaaaatttggaaagaGTACTGCAACGTCTAGATGAACGAGGTGTCagaatcaaaagaaaaaaatgtgacttTTTTAAACAAGAGCTTCGTTTCTTGGGCCACGTTATCAGCGACAGAGGCATCTCGACGGCACCTGATAAAGTGAATGCCATATTGTATGCACCCGCTCCAAAGGATAAGAAGCAACTGAAGTCATTCATTGGCTTAGTGACGTATTACACGAAGTTCCTCGCTGATCTATCTACTGTTATGCACCCACTAAACAATTTATTGTGCAAGAATGCTCCCTATGCATGGTCTTCTCAGTGTGAGAGTGCCTTCGTAAAGGTGAAGCAAATGTTGGCTGCAGCGCCGATCTTGGCACATTATGATCCCACTATGCCGCTCGAAGTTGGATGTGACGCTTCGTCATATGGGTTGGGTGCAGTATTGTCAGTCATACAGAAAGACGGAACAAGAAAGCCAGTCGCGTACGCATCACGATCACTAACGCATAGTGAAACTCGGTATAGTCAATTGGAGCGTGAAGGACTAGCACTCGTGTTCGCAGTGAAAAAGTTCCATTATTACATTTATGGACGGAAGTTTCATCTCGTTACAGACCATAAACCCCTTGAAGTGATTTTTGGTCCCAAAAACGGGATCCCCACGATCGCCGCTGCTCGCCTCCAGAGATGGGCCATCACCTTATCGGCTTACAATTACAGCCTGGTGTATCGTCAAGGGCAAACGAACTTCGAGGCTGACTGCCTGTCACGCCTGCCACTACCCTACCGGCCGTCAACTACAGAAGGGGACGACGTGGACACCTTCTATTCCCTTCGATGGGAAAGTTTCCCCGTTAACAGCTCCGATATTGCACGGGCTACAGCTAAGGATTCCATCCTAAGTGCTGTTCTGAAGTATGTGCTCTCTGGCTGGCCTCCGACGCTGTCAAGGGAAGACATTAAGCCCTACTGGAGCAGGAAGAACGAACTCTCGGAAATTCGTGGCTGCATCCTGTGGGGTATGCGCATAGTCATCCCGACCTTTTTGCGCACAACTGTTCTTCAGGAACTACACGAAGGTCATCCTGGGATCGTACGCATGAAAGAAATTTCACGGAGCTACGTCTGGTGGCCTCGCATCGACGTGGACATCGAGGCTGTAGTGAAAGGTTGTCCAGCATGCCAACAAGGAAGAGCTTTACCTACTCCGGCTCCTCTCCACCCCTGGGCTTGGCCAACGAGACCTTGGTCCCGTCTGCACATCGACTTCGCGGGTCCTTTTCAACAGAGGTACTTCTTCGTGGTGGTCGATGCGCACTCCAAATGGCCCGAGGTATTCATCATGACATCTACTTCTACAGAACTAACTATTGCAAAATTAAGGGACATATTCAGTCGATTTGGATTACCAGAAGTTTTGGTATCTGATAACGGCCCTCAGTTTGCCAGTAAGCTCTTTCAAGACTTTGTCAAGCAGAATGGGATCAAACATATCAGGTCAGCGCCATACCATCCTTCGTCAAACGGCCAGGAGGAGCGTTTTGTGCGCACAATGAAGGAAGCAATCCGTAAAGACCACGCATGCAGACCCCTGGAAGCCAGACTGAATAGTTTTCTGCTTGCCTACAGGAACACTCCACAGGCCAGCACACAGCAATCTCCGGCAGCCCTCCTTTTGGGAAGACCTTTACGGACCCGATTGGATCTATTAAGACCAGACTCCGAAGCAACAGTTCGGTACCACCAGTTCAAGGGAAGCCAACGGAGAAGAATGAAGGACAGACAGTTCGCAGTTGGAGCCAACGTTTTGGTGAAAAACTTTAGGGAAGGACCCAAGTGGCTGATGGCCAGAGTGTTATCCCGTTCGGGCCCTGTGTCCTATTTGTTACAGGTTAACTCGCCCCGAGGACCACAGCTGTGGAAGAGACACATCGACCACATTCATGCCAGATCTACGGCATCAGAAGCTGACGACCATCCAGAGGAACAGGACAAAGAAATTGTGCTTGTCGCCAGCAATTCGGGAAACAATGCCGCCAGCTGCTCACCACCCGTAGAGGAACTGTCTTCCCAGGTTTCATTATTATCGCTGTAG